Below is a window of Watersipora subatra chromosome 11, tzWatSuba1.1, whole genome shotgun sequence DNA.
CTTGTGAATGACACAATTTGATGCAACTACTGCAGTAAGATATTGGAATGACTGTACTTTCATGCCTCCTGTAAGTTTTGCCGAGTTGATCTACTAGTTCACATGATATCACTGAATGTAGGTGAACGTCTGTGATAACCTTGTTAACACTATCACAAATGCATCTATGTTTACATCGGCAAATAGTTTGCAAAATAGTGTTTTCATCACACAATTCAGTCGCAAAAACGATGAAATACAAGTCCTGCAGCAAATATCATGAAAGAAGATATAGACATCCAATCACCATTGCAAAAGTGTTGCACATTGCACAGACTGTCGAGTATGCCTGACGAAATAtcagaaagtttgacagctctACTGTTTCCTGACACAATTGCTTGGCCTCGGTTTATGGTGCACATAGTCGACAAATGATCaccgagaggacaactctaacATACTGCGATACAGCGTAAACCAGCCTTaatgtatttgaaaattttataaacaGTTTTGATTGAAAAGAGATAAACTTAGCTAGTTTTGATGAAATCATATGATGTGACAATGTAGTCACGGCTTTAGTCATATATACTTTACTATAAGAATTGGTATAAAAACattcaaatacaaaaataaatgaaaaaatagtcTGTGTAGCAATAGACTTATAGACTAACCAATATCGATATATACAATAGCAATATTGCAGTTCATTGACAGCAGTTAATGCTGCacacaatttaaaaattgaGCAAATTTGTAGTACATGTGAATTGTCTTCAAGAAATAACTCTATTGGTGATAACTCTTTTGTTGTGGGAAAGTCTTCTATTTAGATTTCTCCGTTCAACCTACAATCAATATAAAGTATgtttgtataagtatatatgagGGAACATACTAGCACAACAAAACTCACTACTTACATGATATTAATGTGTCGTATACGCAAATATTAGTCTATTATagattatactagctgtgctacccggcgttgccgggtaataataaagctttttgtcataaaattgatttgtatttaacataaaacgACATTCTAGACGTATGAACTactttgaaaatatatatatacagaatcaCAGCATTTATTTCTTtcctttcatttatttttgtgGCACCATAGATAAAACAATGATGCTATAAAAATGACCATGGACTACCTAATAAAAGCTTTTATATATTTCAGCTGCCGCAAtaaattttagtcaaaaatcaTGGAGTTTTACTAGTTGTCTGGTTACTCAACTCGCAGAGTTTAAAGTTCACTTTTTaacctaatttatttgaaacaaCATGTTTTATGAGTTGAAATATTAAACTAACTATTTGAAATAAAGTTTATGCTATGTAACTAATTAATATATCAAAAGTTGAAAAGAAGTCAAAATTGTAGTAATTGAATAGTTGAACCTTGAAACCTATACAAAGACGGTGTTGGAGAGCAGAGTAGCTGAAACCGGTTGTGACCAAAATACAAAGAAACTATTATGGCTATATGGGATCAAAACTTAATCTGGGAAAATCTATGATGAAAAAAAGATTATATGGCTAATCCACTACACATTATGACCATCTTCTTTCCCTAAGAGCTGAACACTGTCAAATATTATGGTATATTAACTGACCTTAATAAGGTGATGTTTTACATGTACTTGGGTCTACAGATAGCTCGTGGGCACAAACGCATTCGTTGATGTCAAATCTTGTCTTCGGTCCGCAACGCTGCCCATTGAACTCTCGACAATCAGCTTGTGCGATCactaaaatatagaaaaaaaattatagctaaccatttatttattaaaagagaTAATGGTTGAAGGAGAAACTCAATCAATGATGGAAAATTCATTGAGCTGACAAACACCTACATCTAACTCCACAGTTGTTTGGTATGGTAGGCTTCACCTCTGGCAATATCATGGATACCAAAGGTCGACTATTCGAGCTTGGTGTGGAAGTTGTGGTGCTTGGAGGTTGGGTCGTAGTAGGAGGCCGTGCTGTGGTTGTAGATTGCTGGGTGGTTGTTGGCTGGCTTGTTGTTGTTGGTGAAGTTGTTGTCGTTGTTGGATCATTAACTGGAGGACGAGTGTTAGGCGTATGTCCTGGTGGAGCAAAGTTGGGCACCCGACCAGATGGCTGGGAATTTCTTGGTCTTTCAGTCGAAGTTGATGACGGAGTAGGAGGCTGCGTTGAAGGTGAAGGTTTTCTAGATGAAGGAGTTATAAGGTTTCGTGTGGAAGATGACGCAGCTTGTGGTTGAGTTACTGGCAATGTCGTGGTTGTGGGGGAGCTTGAGGGGGACGATGGTTGTGATCTTTGGGTTACGGCCTGGCTTTGTGGCACTGGTGAAGGAGGCTTTGGCGCTTGTGTAGTTGTGGTACTGCTCTGTGTTGGTCGGCGAGTAGAAGATCTACTGGCTGTAGCATCTCGTGTAATCTGCTCTTCCGTGTTTTCGCAGTCTTCTGCTGCTCCCATAATATCTAATAGCTCTCCATCAACTACTTCTCTCAGCAATCTCATGTACCTGTCACATGGCGACTCTGTGGGACCTGCATTGGCCTGTACTACCTCTTTGTTTTGCCTACTGGGCCCTGGTTGGTTGCTGTAACAAAATACTTGACCAATAAGAATAAAGAATAAAAGTCTGTCAGTGTTTCTCATTTCACAAATTATTTGTCAACCAATTACAACGGATGGTAATGGTAGCCGTTAAGGTCTATCTCAAACTTCGACCAATCATTATTACTGGGTTCAGTTCTGCATCTACACCTAAATTGAGACGAATGATTCAGTGTTGGCGAAAGTCTTTGCCTTTTGTCACATTTTTAAATCTAAATCTACAGACATTGACTAATGCATAGAATTATTTTTTTGGGCTTTTGCACTGGCTCTATAGGCAATATTGGCTTTAAAAAAACAACACAAGCTTTAAAATCTCACATTTTTaacagcgataaagttttgttaatttcaatcttgaaacatcacGATAGTCAGATAAGCATAGTCTCAAGCATCAAAaccaattgcaaatgatagaaagatacaaaaaactatttgatAAATTCTACTCAAATTTTGTGCAGATCCATCTTGAAAAACACCATAAATTCAACCTTCCATGTAAGCAACCATGCATGCATATATGAAAAGGcatattcataaaataaatataaaaaaccagcATTTTATTTCTATGGTTAAAAAATCTCTTTAACGTTGGTCATGAAACGAATTTCTTTCAACAAAGATTTTGTTGCAATTTGTTTCATGATCAACGATAAAGGGATTTTTTTtaacaatgaaaataaaatactgTGTTCGCAAAATTTATCATAAGATTTCCAAATAGGCAGAAAAATATTAACAGTTAACGGAGACAGAAATACCGAATATGTACTAATATTTTAAGAGAACGTACTAACATAATAGAATATACTAACTTTTGCCCATTGTGTTCATTTCCACCATTGCCAACACCGTTAAATCCTTGTGCATGACTTCCTGCAACCAGACAGCATACGATTCCAATGTAAAAGATACAGGATCCCATCTCTCTCTTTTCTTCAGTTTAAGCTTTAAATGAGTGAATGCCGaaagcaaatataaaaatattatttatacatggcTATACAAAAAGTGGTGGATAATTGAGGGGGGATTAAACAGCCGgtattagaaaaaaaacaataaatttcgtatatttttatatttggcagtctatatgCAAACTATCAAGCTTTTTTTGGTCTGTTACGCTGtcgtaattaaaaaaaaacattgcaaatgccataaaataatatgttcttTGTATCCACCACTTTCCGTGCTCAATTTTTATTGCGAGTTTGTTGCCATAGAAACAGACGATGACGTTTGATAATACTTGAAGCACGAGTATTGCTGATTCAATTTAAAGTCTCGATGAATCATCGAGATGAAAATAGTTAAACAATAAATCAAGCAGAGAGTAGAACGTACCAGTGTGTGAGCGGAAGTAGTTACTACTTCTTTACATACCAGGAGAGATTAACAAACATCGGCCAGGAATGGTTCCAGCGCTACTCTAGCTGGAGCAACTAGAGATCACTTTATGCCTACATGACTGGCTTATGCAATTGATCTCTAGTGTAATCAGTTTATTTATGGAATCACACTTCTAGTTTAATTGGCTTAACACCTGAAAACAGCTATCAAGAGACCTTATGTATGTATGCAGGATTTGATGGCCATGTTCCATTCTGTACCATGCCCAACTCTCCAGTTagtaattttgcaaaaaatgcaAACTTGGATTTGTTAATGCTGAAACTTTTCAGAAAAAGCTGAAACTTTAAAGAGGCTGCCAatattaaaacaagtttttaaagGGTCGGTTAAAAACAACACTATGATCCCTGTCAGAGATTAAATCAAGTAATTACAAACTATTCAGAGTCCGATAACAGCTTCATCAACTTCCCCTAAATTATCCTATTTTAGAGAGGTGGGTCACTCGTAGTTATTACCTTTGTGACCTGCAAGCTGATGGGCTCCTGTGATGGCATAATAATTATGCTTTTCTATTTTAtccaaaataaatttgtaaataaatgtaagaattaactataatattttttattgaagtTTCTCGCATTACATTCCATTGCGCCATCTTACAATAAACTATGTTATATTTTCCTACATTACTGTATTCATTTATATAAATCTATtgactattactatattataaattGATAAATGCAATGCTTAGCTCCTGACACTATTGAACACGATTACTTTAAACTGTTAATACAAAGTTTCCTATGCATGTGTAGATTATCATTATTTGCTTTGGGAGGTAAAAACAAACTAACCTTTCCTTCAATAACACACAAACAAGATTAAATTAATGAAATTCATATAAACTTTGTAGGAAACCCAACAAATTAATAAGGCTCAGTGTTAGTTTTACGAAATAGAATTCCAGCAATTACAATTTGCCAAAGTTTAATAAAGTAGTTTATAATTAGAGGCAATAGTTTTAATTTATGATTATATAATTACCTGTAATCAATTTATAATCAATTTATAATTGATGAATCTGGCTGTACTGTAGTTTCTATTGAAGTACAATGGGATGAATGATAAGCATATTACAAGTTGTCAAAATGGGTATTGAAAGTGTAGACTTTAATCGTTTTGTGTTTGACTATCATGTTACTGACCTCAATAACATTGCTGAAATGAGAAGCAGGTGTACGAAAAATGTATTTACATACGGCCAACTTGTGCATAGACTCCGAAACTATCAATTTCTGCTTATATCATATCACCCTTAGCAATAGAGTGCCTCAATCCTATCTATATTTTGGGTGTTTTTTTCTTCTTAAATCTTATACAGCTCTACAGTTATGCATAATATCAGCTAATCTCATTTTCATAAAAGGTATGAGTCAATCAATTTTTTGCTGGATAATCATGAAGTGCTAACTTTTCATGCATCAAAGATAACAAGCAAGAGGCCAGAGAAATCGACTTACAGACATACAAGCATACAGACAGGCACACGTACATTCAGACAGACGCAGACACatgacatacagacagacacatgTGACATACACACAACCATATAGACAAGCAAAAAATAGACGGATAGACAAAAACACGGGCATACAGGTGAATACATGAACCTAGAGAAAaatatacagacatacagataGAAACACAACGTACAGACAGACACATGAGACATACACACAGCCATACAGACAAGCAAAGAAATAAATAGATGAACAGACAGGCACAAGCTCGtgtgcacacacacgcgcacacaggTAAGCTAATAAAAAGACAGGGATACAGATGCACGGACAGACAAACGCTACAACTGCTATATTAGATAACAACCTGCTATTAAAGACTGGTTTGCTAGATATCTTTTAAATTGAAACTACTACTAATTGGGTGAAACAGCCAACATGACCACATGGATATGATTTCAGTAGGATTTTCCAAGTCAACAAACTCTAGTAAACCAGATATAAATGTGTATTACTTTTGGTGTGACAGATACACATATAATGAACTCCTATGTCAATGTACGCGATCAATATGATGCTGTTTGCAACATTATTGTAAAAGGTCACTCAAAAAAGTTGAATACTTTCATATTGGCAATAAGAAAGAATTTTTTAAATCTCGTATCTCTCTACAATTGGTATCATTATACTGAATCATTTTACATGTACCACAAACctatattatgttattaaaCGATGCCAATACAGTCTGTATTTATAGTATCATTCAATGACATGCACTCATTATAGTAGGAGCAGACGTACTATGTCATGCCTTCTCTGTAATTGACAATAACATATTTTGGATATTTGTatcctttaaaggttgacttgcaacaaaattcacattacagttatttggtatcaaaagattcaccatgtcttactctgttgtgttgcaggtgccaaatatgtggcaatgtgattacaagctcttaaaagctcaaaaacgaaaagccgccgtagattggaatctcttgatttcgaagacgtatccgcggattttggttattgccttgtcacgtgatgttctcgcttgaattgaaaggccaataaaaagctcaataaaaaacttatcgtagcaatagtttatgagaaacacttcgggttttacctaagaccccgtatcaaatatagatgcttgctactttacagtttcagcttggccattccgtccaaaaattcaatgtacgtgtacatgtcctgagttgcgatcataaaaaatgtcaaattctgaagagttaagaccctggcgtttcgagactgacgctctatctgaagaagatcctcaacagaatcaaacctcccagcaagtaagcaccgccactagccagctcttatgtgccaagctagctagtagtaagttttagcttgagagtgatagaacgaatattattattatgtatatatgattttagtgaTGAGAATTATTGCTTcatatcgcgaaaaaataattacagatttttctcgaatgacaacattaacaattttaatatttaaatctagtgct
It encodes the following:
- the LOC137408379 gene encoding salivary glue protein Sgs-3-like produces the protein MGSCIFYIGIVCCLVAGSHAQGFNGVGNGGNEHNGQNNQPGPSRQNKEVVQANAGPTESPCDRYMRLLREVVDGELLDIMGAAEDCENTEEQITRDATASRSSTRRPTQSSTTTTQAPKPPSPVPQSQAVTQRSQPSSPSSSPTTTTLPVTQPQAASSSTRNLITPSSRKPSPSTQPPTPSSTSTERPRNSQPSGRVPNFAPPGHTPNTRPPVNDPTTTTTSPTTTSQPTTTQQSTTTARPPTTTQPPSTTTSTPSSNSRPLVSMILPEVKPTIPNNCGVRLIAQADCREFNGQRCGPKTRFDINECVCAHELSVDPSTCKTSPY